A DNA window from Halanaerobium saccharolyticum subsp. saccharolyticum DSM 6643 contains the following coding sequences:
- a CDS encoding molybdopterin molybdotransferase MoeA, which produces MREFLELNPPEKFWQQLKHFLKNKNLRTENIKLDNALDRILAEDIFSPVNLPPFSRSTVDGYAVRAADTAGASASMPTYLDLIGSVEIGKNTELKLKAGQAAAIPTGGMIPKEADAVLMIEDTEKIEENIIESFKSLAAGENIVKKAEDIAQGELLFKKGHKIMARDIGALAGLGITEFKVFNKAKISVISTGDELISAEAEAKAGQIRDINSYSITSYLNKIGGDAKKVGIIKDEFNSLKEALQKELDQDLVLISGGSSVGIKDMTIELLNSLGEPGVLLHGLTIKPGKPTILAVIERTIVLGLPGHPASAWTVNNILAAEIVRVLNGAKEAAEIGSENQKYLIKAKLTRNLVSDKGREEYIPVKIVKKNDKLFAEPLLAKSSLITNLAYGDAMLKIPRNQEGKDKGEIVELTLIE; this is translated from the coding sequence ATGAGAGAGTTCTTAGAATTAAATCCACCCGAAAAATTCTGGCAGCAGCTAAAACATTTTTTAAAAAACAAAAATTTAAGAACCGAAAATATAAAGCTGGATAATGCTTTAGATAGAATTCTAGCAGAAGATATTTTTTCTCCGGTTAATCTACCGCCATTTAGCCGTTCAACTGTCGATGGCTATGCAGTTAGAGCTGCTGATACGGCTGGTGCATCAGCTTCTATGCCCACTTATTTAGATCTAATTGGAAGCGTAGAGATAGGTAAAAATACTGAACTTAAATTAAAAGCTGGTCAGGCAGCAGCTATTCCGACTGGAGGAATGATTCCAAAAGAGGCAGATGCTGTGTTAATGATTGAGGATACAGAAAAGATTGAAGAAAATATTATTGAAAGTTTTAAATCACTGGCTGCTGGAGAAAACATTGTTAAAAAAGCAGAAGATATTGCTCAAGGAGAATTACTTTTTAAAAAGGGCCATAAAATAATGGCCAGAGATATCGGTGCCTTAGCTGGTTTAGGGATTACAGAATTTAAAGTATTTAACAAAGCAAAAATTTCAGTTATTTCAACCGGTGATGAACTAATTTCAGCAGAAGCAGAAGCAAAAGCTGGTCAGATTAGAGATATTAATAGTTATTCTATAACTTCCTATTTAAATAAAATCGGAGGAGATGCAAAAAAAGTAGGGATAATTAAAGATGAATTTAATAGTTTAAAAGAGGCTTTACAAAAGGAGCTTGATCAAGATTTAGTTTTAATTTCAGGTGGAAGCTCAGTTGGAATTAAAGATATGACAATTGAGCTGCTTAATTCTTTGGGAGAACCTGGAGTATTATTACATGGGCTGACAATCAAACCAGGCAAACCAACAATTTTAGCAGTAATCGAAAGAACAATAGTTCTTGGTTTACCGGGCCATCCAGCCTCAGCCTGGACTGTAAATAATATTTTAGCTGCAGAAATAGTAAGAGTTTTAAATGGAGCAAAAGAAGCAGCTGAAATTGGCAGTGAAAATCAAAAATATTTAATTAAAGCAAAATTAACCAGAAATTTAGTTTCAGATAAGGGAAGAGAAGAATATATACCTGTTAAAATAGTCAAAAAAAATGACAAACTATTTGCAGAACCATTACTTGCTAAATCAAGTTTAATTACCAATTTGGCTTATGGTGATGCAATGCTTAAAATACCCAGAAATCAAGAGGGTAAAGACAAAGGAGAAATTGTAGAATTAACTTTAATCGAGTGA
- a CDS encoding molybdopterin biosynthesis protein, with product MVKKYLNKISLTDALKKLKDRFKDFRTESEKIKTVDAEGRVTVNAVMAKRSAPDFYAAAMDGIAVEAQKTAGASERAPIQLEIGSEAQAVDTGDPIPEQFNAVIKIEEVNQTDENHYTIEKAVPPWNHIRSIGESTVKGNLLVTASHKLSDYDLAALLEAGVTEIEVYQKPLITIIPTGDELVNASENPKIGELVEFNSQMVKAALKKWGAEIRVTEIIADQKELIEKAVVESVKASDMVIVLSGSSAGRGDYTIDILKKQGKILFHGVNIMPGKPLIAAEVKGIPVFGLPGYPLSAWLDNHLFIRELVYLMQAESAPNFKQIEAEVKRKVSSEIGLEEFLRVNLINQAENKFTAVPLKRGSSAMESILKADGIMRISENKEGLHPGDRAPVILLKEKNRIKNDLLLIGSHDLSLDLIRNEIRKRNYNFDLKLQTVGSMAGLTALRRGESHLAGAHLLDPENGEYNVSYLRKFFKGQKLLVVNLVYREQGLYLKKGNPKNIANIDDLTQNNINYINRQRGAGTRVLFDFLLSQNEIETNQISGYEKEEYTHIAAAAAVGRGSADAALGIRAAAEVMDVDFLPLAEEKYDLIIKAENIDDPRINKLIKLISENKIKSKIENLGGYNCQETGNIKKLQL from the coding sequence ATGGTCAAAAAATATTTAAATAAGATTTCACTAACTGATGCACTTAAAAAATTAAAAGATCGTTTCAAAGATTTTAGAACTGAAAGTGAAAAAATAAAAACTGTAGATGCCGAGGGTAGAGTTACAGTTAATGCTGTAATGGCCAAACGCTCAGCTCCAGACTTTTATGCAGCAGCTATGGATGGAATTGCAGTAGAAGCTCAAAAAACTGCAGGCGCCAGTGAGAGGGCACCAATTCAGCTTGAAATTGGTAGTGAAGCACAAGCTGTTGATACAGGTGATCCAATCCCTGAGCAGTTTAATGCAGTTATAAAGATTGAAGAGGTAAATCAGACTGATGAAAATCATTATACTATAGAAAAAGCTGTACCTCCCTGGAATCATATTCGTTCGATTGGTGAAAGTACAGTTAAAGGTAATCTGTTAGTTACAGCCTCCCATAAGCTCAGTGATTATGATCTGGCAGCTCTTTTAGAGGCAGGAGTAACAGAAATAGAAGTTTATCAAAAACCATTAATAACAATAATTCCAACTGGGGATGAGCTAGTTAATGCATCAGAAAACCCTAAAATAGGAGAATTGGTAGAATTTAATTCACAGATGGTAAAAGCGGCTTTAAAAAAATGGGGAGCAGAAATTAGGGTAACAGAGATTATAGCAGATCAAAAAGAATTAATTGAAAAAGCTGTTGTTGAATCAGTTAAAGCAAGTGATATGGTAATTGTTTTATCTGGATCTTCAGCTGGCAGGGGCGATTATACAATTGATATTTTGAAAAAACAGGGTAAAATATTATTTCATGGTGTAAATATCATGCCCGGGAAACCATTAATAGCAGCTGAAGTAAAGGGGATTCCGGTTTTTGGTTTACCTGGTTATCCATTATCAGCCTGGCTTGATAACCATTTATTTATTAGAGAATTAGTTTATTTAATGCAGGCTGAATCAGCACCTAATTTTAAGCAAATTGAAGCTGAAGTCAAAAGAAAAGTTTCTTCAGAGATTGGTTTAGAAGAATTTTTAAGAGTTAATTTGATTAATCAGGCTGAAAATAAATTTACGGCAGTACCTTTAAAAAGAGGTTCTTCAGCAATGGAGTCAATACTAAAAGCGGATGGAATAATGAGAATATCAGAAAACAAAGAGGGACTTCACCCTGGAGATAGGGCACCTGTTATTCTTTTGAAGGAAAAAAATAGAATTAAAAATGATCTGCTTTTAATTGGCAGTCATGATTTAAGTTTAGATTTAATTAGAAATGAAATTCGTAAAAGAAATTATAATTTTGATTTAAAATTGCAGACAGTTGGATCAATGGCAGGGCTTACAGCTTTAAGGCGAGGGGAATCTCATTTAGCAGGAGCACATCTGCTAGATCCAGAAAATGGCGAATATAATGTTTCCTATTTGAGAAAATTTTTTAAAGGCCAGAAATTACTAGTAGTTAATTTAGTTTATAGAGAACAGGGTCTATATCTTAAAAAAGGTAATCCAAAAAATATAGCAAATATTGATGATCTAACTCAAAATAATATCAATTATATCAACAGACAGCGGGGAGCAGGTACTAGAGTTCTATTTGATTTTTTACTTAGTCAAAATGAGATTGAAACTAATCAAATTTCAGGTTATGAAAAAGAAGAATACACTCATATTGCGGCAGCAGCAGCTGTTGGTAGAGGCTCTGCAGATGCAGCTTTAGGTATCAGAGCAGCAGCTGAAGTAATGGATGTTGATTTTCTGCCGCTAGCAGAAGAAAAATATGATTTAATAATTAAAGCAGAAAATATAGATGATCCAAGAATAAATAAATTAATTAAACTGATCAGTGAAAATAAAATTAAATCTAAAATAGAAAATTTAGGCGGCTATAATTGTCAAGAAACAGGAAATATTAAAAAACTGCAATTATAA
- the moaA gene encoding GTP 3',8-cyclase MoaA, with amino-acid sequence MQKLIDQFGRKIDYLRISITDRCNLRCRYCMPAEGVKNKKHSEILTYEEIIKIVKTGIKMGIKKVRLTGGEPLVRENVEFLVSKLSSLGLEDLSMTSNAVLLSSKAESLKKAGLDRINISLDTLDREKFKKITRRDFLPKVLAGIEAAAAAELKPVKINMVVMKGINDDELLDFVDLSIKKELQLRFIEYMPLGGEAEAAKFISSREIKALIAEKYKLYPAFTKGNGPAEYFKIKGAAGTIGFISALSEHFCSSCNRLRLTADAKFKPCLAGEQEIKIKGMSSSKIESAYLKAIELKPACHQLDFKKQNYLRNMSQIGG; translated from the coding sequence ATGCAGAAATTAATTGATCAATTTGGAAGAAAAATAGATTATTTAAGAATTTCAATAACTGATCGCTGTAACCTTCGCTGCCGCTACTGTATGCCTGCAGAAGGAGTAAAAAACAAAAAACATTCCGAAATCTTAACTTATGAAGAAATAATCAAAATTGTAAAAACAGGGATTAAAATGGGTATCAAAAAAGTTAGACTGACAGGTGGTGAACCTTTAGTCAGGGAAAATGTCGAATTTCTTGTTTCAAAACTCAGCAGTTTGGGCTTAGAAGATCTTTCAATGACCTCTAATGCAGTATTGCTTAGTTCAAAAGCAGAGTCCTTAAAAAAGGCAGGCCTGGATCGTATAAATATCAGTCTTGATACTCTAGATAGGGAAAAATTCAAAAAAATAACAAGGCGCGATTTTCTGCCAAAAGTTTTAGCAGGTATAGAAGCTGCAGCAGCAGCTGAACTAAAACCTGTTAAAATAAATATGGTCGTTATGAAGGGAATTAATGATGATGAGTTATTAGATTTTGTAGACTTAAGTATAAAAAAAGAACTTCAACTTAGATTTATCGAATATATGCCGCTTGGAGGAGAGGCAGAAGCTGCAAAATTTATCAGCAGCAGAGAGATTAAAGCCTTAATAGCAGAAAAATATAAACTTTATCCAGCCTTTACTAAAGGAAATGGTCCTGCTGAATACTTTAAAATTAAAGGAGCAGCTGGTACTATTGGTTTTATTTCAGCTTTAAGTGAACATTTTTGCAGCAGCTGTAACCGACTGCGTTTAACTGCCGATGCTAAATTTAAACCCTGTCTGGCGGGGGAACAGGAAATAAAAATTAAGGGGATGAGCAGCAGTAAAATAGAATCAGCATATTTAAAAGCAATTGAGCTAAAACCTGCCTGTCATCAGCTTGATTTTAAAAAACAAAATTATCTGAGAAACATGTCGCAGATTGGAGGCTAA
- the moaC gene encoding cyclic pyranopterin monophosphate synthase MoaC produces the protein MGKEFSHVDQNGKVQMVDVSKKEITKRTARAVGEIKMQPETLKLIKAGNIKKGAVIETARIAGITGAKKTSNLIPMCHPLLLSSIKVEFDLEYQDKIKIKSEVKNSGQTGVEMEALTAVNLAALTIYDMVKAVDKSMEIGSIKLIYKAGGKSGIYERKE, from the coding sequence ATGGGAAAAGAATTTTCTCATGTAGATCAAAATGGTAAAGTACAGATGGTAGATGTTTCAAAAAAAGAAATAACTAAGCGGACTGCAAGAGCTGTGGGAGAAATAAAAATGCAGCCTGAAACTTTAAAATTAATAAAAGCAGGAAATATAAAAAAAGGGGCTGTGATTGAAACTGCAAGAATTGCAGGGATAACTGGTGCCAAAAAAACTTCGAATTTAATTCCAATGTGTCATCCGCTGCTTCTAAGCAGCATAAAAGTTGAATTTGACCTTGAATATCAAGATAAAATTAAAATAAAATCGGAAGTAAAAAATAGTGGTCAGACTGGTGTTGAAATGGAAGCATTGACAGCTGTGAATTTAGCTGCTCTCACAATTTATGATATGGTCAAAGCAGTTGATAAATCAATGGAGATTGGCAGTATTAAATTAATCTATAAAGCCGGTGGAAAGAGTGGGATTTATGAACGAAAAGAATAA
- a CDS encoding MogA/MoaB family molybdenum cofactor biosynthesis protein — translation MNEKNNNFKIRTAVLTISDKGARGARKDLSGPLIKEMIENIGSSVVYEDIIADEKSEIKKALIKISDQNIADLILTTGGTGFAARDITPEATLEIIEKEVPGIPEKIRAETMAITPKAALSRARAGIRKKTLIINFPGSPKAVGECLESVIDIIPHGVKILKGEITEHQPNHNHSHNHNHNHNHNHSHNHNH, via the coding sequence ATGAACGAAAAGAATAATAATTTTAAAATAAGGACAGCTGTTTTAACTATTAGTGATAAGGGAGCTCGAGGAGCAAGAAAAGATTTAAGTGGTCCTCTAATTAAAGAAATGATAGAAAATATAGGTTCTAGTGTTGTTTATGAGGATATTATTGCTGATGAAAAGTCAGAAATAAAAAAAGCTTTAATTAAAATCTCTGATCAAAATATTGCAGATTTAATTTTAACAACTGGTGGCACTGGCTTTGCAGCACGCGATATTACACCTGAGGCTACCTTAGAAATTATAGAGAAAGAGGTGCCTGGAATTCCAGAAAAAATCAGAGCTGAAACAATGGCTATTACCCCAAAAGCTGCTTTATCAAGAGCTAGGGCTGGGATTAGAAAAAAAACTCTAATCATCAACTTTCCCGGCAGCCCAAAAGCTGTTGGTGAATGTCTGGAGTCAGTAATTGATATTATTCCCCATGGAGTAAAAATTCTAAAAGGGGAAATTACTGAACATCAGCCTAATCATAATCATAGTCACAATCACAATCATAATCATAATCATAATCATAGTCACAATCATAATCATTAA
- a CDS encoding P-loop NTPase family protein encodes MEMIGVSASSGKAGKTTLISLMLKDSCSKTAVIKTSVNNDLDQYKVINDPRIINKAGTDTARVVDHGADKVMLLESPAAELPTAYQLARNLLDDDIERLFIEGNTIINFLNPDLIFYLNNKDEAEKDSAKMVKNRANIKINTNTLLSAGKLGDIPFTIQSDKLTCYQAHLIAELLKISVPQFGKVVKEQDVKITKCQLGLF; translated from the coding sequence ATGGAAATGATAGGAGTCAGTGCGTCTTCGGGCAAGGCTGGCAAGACAACTTTAATTTCCTTAATGTTAAAAGACAGCTGTTCTAAAACTGCGGTGATTAAAACATCAGTTAACAATGATCTTGATCAATATAAGGTGATTAATGATCCTAGAATTATAAATAAAGCAGGAACTGACACAGCAAGAGTGGTAGATCATGGTGCAGATAAAGTAATGCTTTTAGAAAGCCCGGCAGCCGAACTACCAACTGCTTATCAGTTAGCCCGAAATCTTTTAGATGATGACATAGAAAGATTATTTATAGAAGGTAATACAATAATAAACTTTTTAAATCCTGACCTTATTTTCTATTTAAACAATAAAGATGAAGCCGAAAAAGATTCAGCTAAGATGGTTAAAAACAGAGCTAATATCAAAATAAATACCAACACTTTACTTTCAGCTGGTAAACTTGGTGACATACCATTTACTATTCAATCAGATAAGCTGACCTGTTATCAGGCACATTTAATAGCAGAACTGCTCAAAATATCAGTTCCTCAATTTGGCAAAGTTGTAAAAGAACAAGATGTAAAGATCACAAAATGTCAGTTGGGACTATTTTAG
- a CDS encoding beta-ketoacyl-ACP synthase III, with the protein MRRATITGLGKYLPDKVMTNHDLEKIVDTSDEWIKTRTGIEKRRIASEDQATSDLAYEAAKDALEDAGLEAEDLDLIIVATITPDMMFPATSCIVQEKLGAKNAAAFDLGAGCSGFVYGLSTAVNFIESGMYDNVLVIGAEVLSKILDWEDRGTCVLFGDGAGAAVISAADKGGFLATDLGADGSGADTLYQPAGGSRTPASHESIDNKGHFLKMEGTPVFKFAVKTMGKASLKVLKKAGVKKEDVNLLVPHQANTRIIGAAAKRLKLDDDQVYVNLPEYGNTSAASVPIALAEAKEKGLVNNGDKIVLVAFGAGLTWASAVIEWNDLK; encoded by the coding sequence TTGCGAAGAGCAACTATAACAGGTCTGGGAAAATATCTTCCAGACAAAGTAATGACAAATCATGATTTAGAAAAAATAGTAGATACAAGTGATGAGTGGATAAAAACGAGAACAGGAATAGAAAAGAGAAGAATTGCTTCTGAAGATCAGGCAACATCCGATTTAGCTTATGAAGCTGCAAAAGATGCTTTAGAGGATGCAGGGCTTGAGGCTGAAGATTTAGATTTAATTATTGTAGCAACAATTACACCAGATATGATGTTTCCAGCAACATCCTGTATTGTTCAGGAAAAACTGGGAGCTAAAAATGCAGCAGCATTTGATTTAGGAGCGGGCTGTTCAGGTTTTGTTTATGGTTTAAGCACCGCTGTTAACTTTATTGAATCAGGTATGTATGACAATGTACTTGTAATCGGTGCAGAAGTTTTATCTAAAATTTTAGATTGGGAAGACAGAGGTACCTGTGTCTTATTTGGAGATGGTGCAGGCGCAGCTGTGATTTCTGCTGCTGATAAAGGAGGATTTCTGGCTACTGATTTAGGAGCAGATGGTTCAGGTGCTGATACTTTATATCAACCTGCTGGTGGATCAAGAACTCCCGCTTCACATGAGAGTATTGATAATAAGGGTCATTTTCTGAAAATGGAAGGTACCCCTGTGTTTAAATTTGCAGTTAAAACAATGGGTAAAGCTTCACTAAAGGTTCTAAAAAAGGCTGGGGTTAAAAAAGAAGATGTAAATTTATTAGTACCTCACCAAGCAAATACTAGAATCATTGGAGCGGCAGCTAAAAGATTAAAATTAGATGATGACCAGGTATATGTTAACTTACCTGAATATGGTAATACATCAGCGGCTTCAGTTCCAATTGCTTTAGCTGAAGCTAAAGAAAAAGGATTAGTTAATAATGGAGATAAGATTGTTTTAGTAGCTTTTGGTGCAGGGTTAACCTGGGCTTCAGCTGTTATAGAATGGAATGACTTAAAATAA
- the fabD gene encoding ACP S-malonyltransferase, whose amino-acid sequence MSDNLVFMFSGQGSQYVGMGKELYENYEAAKEVLDKADQIMDFDLKDMIFNGPEEDLNNTKNTQPAIYTVSAMVKAVLAENGITPAAAAGHSLGEYSALYAAGVLSFADGLKLVRRRGELMDQADPEGKGTMAAVIGMADQDVEAVLEKIDGIVTVANYNSPGQVVISGEVEAVSAAEELLAEAGAKKVISLSVSGAFHSPLMEPAKEDLKNTIEAIDFKDAQIPLIANVTADYVKESSEIKSALIKQLNNSVRWAESIERFKEDGYEDYVEVGPGRVLKGLMRRIDRSLNAYNVEDEKSLNKTLKKLK is encoded by the coding sequence ATGAGTGATAACTTAGTTTTTATGTTTTCAGGACAGGGTTCACAGTATGTTGGAATGGGAAAAGAATTATATGAAAATTATGAGGCAGCAAAAGAAGTTTTAGATAAAGCAGATCAAATAATGGATTTTGATTTAAAAGATATGATTTTCAATGGTCCAGAAGAAGATTTGAATAATACTAAAAATACTCAACCTGCTATTTATACAGTAAGTGCAATGGTTAAAGCAGTACTGGCGGAAAATGGGATTACACCTGCAGCAGCAGCCGGTCATAGTTTAGGCGAATATTCTGCTCTTTATGCGGCAGGAGTTCTTTCTTTTGCAGATGGTTTAAAATTAGTTCGTCGTAGAGGTGAGCTAATGGATCAGGCTGATCCAGAAGGAAAAGGAACTATGGCAGCTGTTATAGGTATGGCTGATCAAGATGTTGAAGCTGTTTTAGAAAAAATTGACGGTATTGTCACAGTTGCAAACTACAACTCTCCCGGTCAGGTAGTTATTTCTGGAGAAGTTGAAGCAGTGAGTGCAGCTGAGGAACTGCTGGCAGAAGCTGGTGCCAAAAAAGTAATATCTCTTTCTGTAAGTGGAGCTTTTCATTCACCACTAATGGAGCCAGCAAAAGAAGATCTTAAAAATACTATTGAAGCAATCGATTTTAAAGATGCTCAAATTCCTTTAATTGCTAATGTTACAGCAGATTATGTAAAGGAAAGTAGTGAAATCAAATCTGCTTTAATCAAACAGCTGAACAATAGTGTCCGCTGGGCAGAAAGTATTGAGCGTTTTAAAGAAGATGGTTACGAAGATTATGTTGAAGTTGGCCCGGGACGTGTTCTTAAAGGGTTAATGCGAAGAATTGACCGTTCACTTAATGCTTATAATGTTGAAGACGAAAAAAGTTTAAACAAAACATTGAAAAAATTGAAATAG
- the fabF gene encoding beta-ketoacyl-ACP synthase II, giving the protein MNKRVVITGAGVVHSLGLELDEFWENIKAGKSGISKIENFDASDYPSQIGAELKDFDPGEYIDRKEAKRLANYSKYAIVSAMKALENAELEITDDIAERAGVMVGSGIGGIEVFEEQVTKLNKRGPRRVSPFFIPMMISNMAAGNVAIYSGAKGPNLNPVTACASATTAIGEAFETIKRGAADIMIAGGTEASITPSAVAGFGNMKALSGRNDDPEKASRPFDKDRDGFVIGEGAGIVILETLESAKKRGANIIAELVGYGASGDAYHITSPAPEGEGAVRAMKAAVERAGMKPEDINYINAHGTSTPLNDQYESTAIKKLFGDHAYNLKVSSSKSMTGHLLGAAGGVEAIITAMAVKEDVVPPTMNFEEGGEGCDLDYQPNKAGEAKLNAALSNSFGFGGQNACIIIKKYQD; this is encoded by the coding sequence ATGAATAAAAGAGTTGTAATTACAGGTGCAGGTGTTGTACATTCATTAGGATTAGAATTAGATGAATTCTGGGAAAATATCAAGGCGGGTAAATCAGGAATTTCTAAAATTGAAAATTTTGATGCTTCAGATTATCCAAGTCAAATTGGAGCAGAATTAAAAGATTTTGATCCTGGAGAATACATAGACCGCAAGGAGGCAAAACGTTTAGCTAATTACAGTAAGTATGCTATAGTATCAGCTATGAAAGCTCTGGAAAATGCAGAGCTAGAAATCACTGATGATATTGCTGAAAGAGCTGGGGTTATGGTTGGATCAGGTATTGGTGGCATAGAAGTTTTTGAAGAGCAGGTGACAAAACTTAACAAAAGAGGACCTAGAAGAGTAAGTCCTTTCTTTATTCCAATGATGATTTCAAACATGGCAGCAGGTAATGTAGCAATCTACAGTGGAGCCAAGGGTCCAAATCTAAACCCAGTTACAGCCTGTGCTTCTGCTACAACAGCAATTGGTGAGGCATTTGAAACTATTAAAAGAGGTGCTGCAGATATTATGATTGCCGGTGGTACAGAAGCTTCAATCACACCATCAGCTGTAGCAGGATTTGGTAATATGAAAGCTTTATCAGGGCGAAATGATGATCCTGAAAAAGCAAGCCGTCCTTTTGATAAAGATAGAGATGGATTTGTAATTGGAGAAGGTGCTGGAATAGTAATTTTAGAAACATTAGAAAGTGCCAAAAAAAGAGGTGCTAATATTATAGCCGAGCTTGTTGGTTATGGTGCATCAGGTGATGCTTACCATATTACTTCTCCTGCTCCAGAAGGCGAAGGAGCAGTTAGAGCAATGAAAGCTGCTGTAGAAAGAGCCGGAATGAAACCAGAAGATATTAACTATATTAATGCACATGGTACATCTACACCTTTAAATGACCAGTACGAATCAACAGCAATAAAAAAATTATTTGGAGATCATGCCTATAACTTAAAGGTCTCATCTTCAAAATCAATGACAGGACATTTATTAGGAGCTGCTGGTGGAGTTGAAGCAATTATCACTGCAATGGCAGTTAAAGAAGATGTTGTACCACCTACAATGAATTTCGAAGAGGGTGGAGAAGGCTGCGACTTAGATTATCAGCCAAATAAAGCAGGAGAAGCAAAGTTAAATGCTGCTTTAAGTAACTCTTTTGGTTTTGGTGGTCAGAACGCGTGTATTATAATAAAAAAATATCAAGACTAA
- a CDS encoding Asp23/Gls24 family envelope stress response protein encodes MKVYSLVGPSGTGKSHRAVLLANEHQIPLIVDDGLLIYAGKIMAGSSAKREESKMGAIRRALFYDEKQTEEVKNCIKKIDEDKILILGTSLGMVERINDRLELGGIDQYIDIEDISSEEEIEKALSVRNNEGKHVIPVPTIEVEQDFSGYLLHSLELFFKKDNKTVRHEKSIVRPRFSFYGNLSISNRVLVSLIEYLIKDFKDISSFKKIKVDEINNQLNVELSLEITYGLVIKDFINKFRAALKEHLENNTGINVKEINVEVYSLKVEK; translated from the coding sequence ATGAAAGTATATTCTCTTGTTGGACCCAGTGGAACCGGAAAAAGTCACCGCGCAGTTTTGCTGGCAAATGAACATCAGATCCCATTAATTGTTGATGATGGTCTTTTGATTTATGCAGGTAAAATTATGGCAGGGAGTTCTGCTAAAAGAGAAGAAAGCAAAATGGGAGCAATTAGAAGAGCCCTCTTTTATGATGAAAAACAAACAGAAGAGGTAAAAAATTGCATTAAAAAAATTGATGAAGATAAAATATTAATTTTAGGAACTTCACTTGGAATGGTAGAAAGAATAAATGATAGATTAGAATTGGGAGGAATTGATCAATACATAGATATTGAAGATATTTCCTCAGAAGAAGAAATAGAAAAGGCACTTTCAGTCAGGAATAATGAAGGAAAACATGTAATTCCAGTTCCGACTATTGAAGTTGAGCAGGATTTTTCCGGTTATTTACTTCATTCTTTAGAATTGTTTTTTAAAAAAGATAATAAAACAGTAAGACATGAAAAAAGTATTGTCAGACCTAGATTTAGTTTTTATGGGAATTTAAGTATCAGCAACAGAGTACTGGTAAGTTTAATTGAGTATTTAATAAAAGATTTTAAAGATATAAGCTCTTTTAAAAAAATAAAAGTAGATGAAATAAATAATCAATTAAATGTTGAGTTATCATTAGAAATTACTTATGGTTTAGTTATTAAAGATTTTATCAATAAATTTAGAGCTGCTTTAAAAGAGCATTTAGAAAATAATACAGGAATAAATGTCAAAGAAATTAATGTTGAAGTTTATTCTTTAAAAGTTGAAAAATAA